The Streptomyces sp. NBC_01275 genome has a segment encoding these proteins:
- a CDS encoding SseB family protein — MKTPAHDSLANPAAARALDVLAHDTEDTAALDTLARCDVLVPVPDDAVDEDVTDPTTVALPVLDQPGGTPVVPVFTSEPELAGLLPNVDRYRLVPLGALAAQWPTGELCLCIDAAGDHPLTLTSEGVRTLLAR, encoded by the coding sequence ATGAAGACACCCGCCCACGACTCGCTCGCCAACCCCGCCGCCGCCCGCGCGCTGGACGTGCTGGCCCACGACACCGAGGACACGGCGGCACTGGACACGCTCGCGCGCTGCGACGTGCTGGTGCCCGTGCCCGACGACGCCGTCGACGAGGACGTGACCGACCCCACCACGGTCGCGCTGCCCGTCCTCGACCAGCCCGGGGGCACGCCCGTGGTGCCCGTGTTCACGTCCGAGCCGGAACTGGCCGGCCTGTTGCCGAACGTCGACCGCTACCGCCTGGTGCCCCTCGGGGCGCTCGCCGCGCAGTGGCCGACCGGTGAGCTGTGCCTGTGCATCGACGCGGCCGGCGACCACCCGCTCACCCTCACCTCCGAGGGCGTCCGCACCCTCCTGGCCCGGTAG
- a CDS encoding cysteine hydrolase family protein yields the protein MTRAAAHLAVIDMQHVFADPDSPWAAPRYPEAATGVRRLLPAFAERVTFTRFLAPERPAGAWQAYYDRWPFARRPPDAPLWRLTDEFAPLAHDILDAPTFGKWTPGLADRVAPTGRLVLAGVSTDCCVLSTALAAADAGVEVLVVADACAGADDDSHAKALHVMDLYRPLIRVTAVDEVLRAR from the coding sequence ATGACCCGCGCCGCCGCCCACCTCGCGGTCATCGACATGCAGCACGTCTTCGCCGACCCCGACAGCCCCTGGGCGGCCCCCCGCTACCCCGAGGCGGCGACAGGCGTACGACGGCTGCTGCCGGCCTTCGCCGAACGCGTCACCTTCACCCGCTTCCTGGCCCCCGAGCGACCCGCCGGAGCCTGGCAGGCCTACTACGACCGGTGGCCCTTCGCCCGCCGGCCGCCCGACGCCCCGCTGTGGCGGCTGACGGACGAGTTCGCCCCGCTCGCGCACGACATCCTGGACGCGCCGACCTTCGGCAAGTGGACACCCGGGCTCGCCGACCGCGTCGCCCCCACGGGCCGCCTCGTCCTGGCCGGCGTCAGCACCGACTGCTGCGTCCTGTCCACCGCGCTCGCCGCCGCCGACGCGGGCGTCGAGGTGCTGGTCGTCGCCGACGCCTGCGCGGGCGCGGACGACGACTCGCACGCCAAGGCCCTGCACGTCATGGACCTGTACCGGCCCCTGATCCGGGTCACCGCCGTCGACGAGGTGCTCCGGGCCCGCTGA
- a CDS encoding cytosine permease, whose product METHGLDVIRDTERKGTPRTLFWPWFGANVSILGLSYGAFALGFGISFWQALAAGVIGIVFSFLLCGFVAVAGKRGSAPTMVLGRAAYGVRGNRLPSALSWMLTVGWETVLVALAAMTTATVFDRLGWGGGTGTKVVALILVGALTVVGGVMGFDLIMRLQTVITVVTGVLTLVYVGLVADHVHWSTVSAIPAGSAQEFIGALVFMMTGFGLGWVNAAADYSRYLPRSSSGRGVIGWTAFGASVAPLLLLVFGLLLAGSSEELSAAVAADPIGALTTILPTWFLVPFAVVAVLGLVGGAVLDIYSSGLALLSAGLRIPRPAAALVDGVLMIAGSVYIVFFADDFLGPFMGFLTTLGVPIAAWCGIMLADLALRRRDYDEADLYRPDGRYGDVPPLPLLLTLAATALGWGLVTNASADWLEWQGYLLGPFGLGGKSGAWAYANLGVLAALALGFLGGLALGRDRVRAQEAQPPSRQATPV is encoded by the coding sequence GTGGAGACGCACGGCCTCGACGTCATCCGGGACACCGAACGCAAGGGCACGCCCCGCACCCTCTTCTGGCCCTGGTTCGGGGCGAACGTCTCCATCCTCGGTCTGAGCTACGGCGCGTTCGCGCTCGGCTTCGGCATCTCCTTCTGGCAGGCCCTGGCCGCAGGAGTGATCGGCATCGTCTTCTCCTTCCTGCTCTGCGGGTTCGTCGCGGTCGCCGGGAAACGCGGCTCCGCGCCCACCATGGTCCTCGGCCGCGCCGCCTACGGCGTGCGCGGCAACCGGCTGCCCTCGGCGCTCTCCTGGATGCTCACCGTCGGCTGGGAGACGGTCCTGGTCGCCCTCGCCGCCATGACCACGGCCACCGTGTTCGACCGCCTCGGCTGGGGCGGCGGCACCGGCACCAAGGTCGTCGCGCTGATCCTCGTCGGCGCCCTCACCGTCGTAGGCGGAGTGATGGGCTTCGACCTGATCATGCGCCTGCAGACCGTGATCACCGTGGTCACGGGCGTGCTCACTCTCGTCTACGTCGGACTCGTCGCCGACCACGTCCACTGGAGCACCGTCTCCGCGATCCCCGCCGGCTCCGCCCAGGAGTTCATCGGCGCGCTGGTGTTCATGATGACCGGCTTCGGCCTCGGCTGGGTCAACGCCGCCGCAGACTACTCCCGCTACCTGCCCCGCTCCTCCTCAGGCCGGGGCGTGATCGGCTGGACCGCCTTCGGCGCCTCCGTCGCCCCGCTGCTCCTGCTGGTGTTCGGCCTGCTGCTGGCCGGCTCCTCCGAGGAGCTCTCCGCCGCCGTCGCCGCCGACCCGATCGGCGCGCTGACGACGATCCTGCCCACCTGGTTCCTGGTCCCGTTCGCCGTGGTCGCCGTCCTCGGCCTGGTCGGCGGCGCCGTCCTCGACATCTACTCCTCGGGACTCGCCCTGCTCTCGGCCGGACTGCGCATCCCCCGCCCCGCGGCGGCCCTCGTCGACGGCGTCCTGATGATCGCGGGCTCGGTCTACATCGTGTTCTTCGCCGACGACTTCCTCGGCCCGTTCATGGGCTTCCTCACCACCCTCGGCGTCCCCATCGCCGCCTGGTGCGGCATCATGCTCGCCGACCTCGCCCTGCGCCGCCGCGACTACGACGAGGCCGACCTCTACCGCCCCGACGGCCGCTACGGCGACGTACCGCCCCTGCCGCTGCTGCTCACCCTCGCCGCCACCGCCCTCGGCTGGGGCCTGGTCACCAACGCCTCCGCCGACTGGCTGGAATGGCAGGGCTATCTGCTCGGCCCCTTCGGCCTCGGCGGCAAGTCCGGCGCCTGGGCCTACGCCAACCTCGGCGTCCTCGCCGCCCTGGCCCTCGGCTTCCTCGGCGGCCTCGCCCTCGGCCGCGACCGGGTCCGCGCCCAGGAGGCACAGCCCCCGAGCAGACAGGCGACGCCCGTATGA
- a CDS encoding alpha/beta fold hydrolase produces MRPPRDAASPVARPLRTAAPGRRTVYVVHPGALAPQVYVGLARALPDGEGLTVLDLGAVPDYADAALTGGRAATTVEALAERLLAALEPVDGPCTLAGWSFGGVLALAMTHALPAGRRPERLVLLDSIAPTDAYKQPDDALEPALLLDWFAMYLGAKRDRPVRLDPGALEGRGVDDGLPVVLDAATAAGALLPDTPLPGLRKLYDTYVDGLLRNNRLTAPHRPAPAPLPLVLVKAERSLVPGDETLGWQPLAPHGLTVHLCPGDHYTMLSRPDSLGVLAELLYNA; encoded by the coding sequence GTGCGGCCGCCGCGTGACGCCGCTTCGCCGGTCGCCCGCCCGCTGCGCACCGCCGCACCCGGCCGACGCACGGTGTACGTCGTCCACCCGGGCGCCCTCGCCCCCCAGGTCTACGTCGGTCTGGCCCGGGCCCTGCCGGACGGCGAGGGACTGACCGTACTGGACCTGGGCGCGGTCCCCGACTACGCGGACGCGGCCCTGACCGGGGGCCGGGCGGCCACCACCGTGGAGGCCCTGGCCGAGCGGCTGCTGGCGGCCCTGGAACCGGTCGACGGCCCCTGCACGCTGGCCGGTTGGTCCTTCGGCGGAGTGCTGGCGCTGGCGATGACGCACGCGCTGCCCGCCGGGCGACGGCCCGAACGCCTGGTGCTCCTCGACAGCATCGCGCCGACCGACGCGTACAAGCAGCCCGACGACGCGCTCGAACCCGCCCTGCTCCTGGACTGGTTCGCCATGTATCTCGGGGCCAAGCGGGACCGCCCGGTCCGCCTCGACCCCGGCGCGCTCGAGGGGCGCGGCGTCGACGACGGACTCCCCGTCGTCCTGGACGCCGCGACCGCCGCCGGAGCCCTGCTCCCCGACACCCCGCTGCCCGGACTGCGCAAGCTCTACGACACCTATGTCGACGGCCTGTTGCGCAACAACCGCCTCACCGCACCGCACCGGCCGGCGCCCGCGCCGCTCCCGCTGGTGCTGGTGAAGGCCGAGCGAAGCCTCGTCCCCGGCGACGAGACGCTCGGCTGGCAGCCGCTCGCCCCGCACGGACTGACCGTGCACCTGTGCCCCGGGGACCACTACACGATGCTCAGCCGCCCGGACTCCCTCGGCGTGCTCGCCGAACTCCTCTACAACGCCTGA
- a CDS encoding LLM class flavin-dependent oxidoreductase — protein MPVEFISAVHTDSGASGPAAAGRTGFDVDHLRKYARALDDGGFDHTLVAYHSASPDAFQIAQFVATHTERIRPILAHRPGVIFPTHAARALATLDQISKGRLTLHIISGGSDEEQRREGDYLDKAERYERSDEYIQILRKVWQAEGPVSHEGKHFRFEGYHSDVKPVNGLVPISVGGSSQDAYRVGGQQGDIFGLWGEPLKETAEQIASVNAVADAAGRPHPRIWVSFRPIIAPTDELAWEKAHRTLGVLKDQASNTELLRHYRTDGRPANVGSQRLLDIAERGEVHDRCLWTAPAVATNAAGASTALVGSPETVAQALLDYVDIGCDLLSIRGYDPLNDAIDYARHVLPLVRQELAHRTSAAHAA, from the coding sequence ATGCCTGTCGAGTTCATCAGCGCCGTCCACACCGACTCCGGGGCCTCGGGCCCCGCCGCCGCCGGCCGTACCGGCTTCGACGTCGACCATCTCCGCAAGTACGCCCGCGCCCTCGACGACGGCGGCTTCGACCACACCCTGGTCGCCTACCACTCCGCCTCACCCGACGCCTTCCAGATCGCCCAGTTCGTCGCCACCCACACCGAGCGCATCCGCCCGATCCTCGCGCACCGGCCCGGCGTGATCTTCCCGACGCACGCGGCCCGCGCCCTGGCCACACTGGATCAGATCAGCAAGGGCCGGCTGACGCTGCACATCATCTCCGGCGGCAGCGACGAGGAGCAGCGCCGGGAGGGCGACTACCTCGACAAGGCCGAACGGTACGAGCGTTCGGACGAATACATCCAGATCCTGCGGAAGGTGTGGCAGGCCGAGGGACCCGTCTCGCACGAGGGGAAGCACTTCCGCTTCGAGGGCTACCACTCCGATGTGAAGCCGGTGAACGGGCTGGTCCCGATCTCGGTCGGCGGGTCGTCGCAGGACGCCTACCGGGTCGGCGGGCAGCAGGGCGACATCTTCGGGCTGTGGGGCGAGCCGCTGAAGGAGACGGCGGAGCAGATCGCCTCCGTCAACGCGGTCGCCGACGCCGCCGGGCGTCCCCACCCCCGCATCTGGGTGTCGTTCCGCCCGATCATCGCGCCCACCGACGAACTGGCCTGGGAGAAGGCACACCGCACGCTGGGCGTGCTGAAGGACCAGGCAAGCAACACCGAACTGCTGCGGCACTACCGCACCGACGGCCGCCCGGCCAACGTCGGCTCGCAGCGGCTGCTCGACATCGCCGAGCGGGGCGAGGTCCACGACCGCTGCCTGTGGACCGCGCCGGCCGTCGCCACCAACGCGGCCGGCGCCTCCACGGCGCTGGTCGGCTCCCCGGAGACGGTCGCCCAGGCGCTGCTCGACTACGTCGACATCGGCTGCGACCTGCTGTCGATCCGCGGCTACGACCCGCTCAACGACGCCATCGACTACGCCCGTCACGTCCTGCCGCTGGTCCGGCAGGAGCTCGCCCACCGCACGTCCGCCGCCCACGCCGCCTGA
- a CDS encoding IclR family transcriptional regulator, with protein sequence MTTPHSAAPERSVVDRTLSILGAFDRDNRTLTLSDISRRSGLPVATVHRIVNKLHGWGALERCADGGYSIGLRLWETAVLAPRSSAVVEAAQPHLVTLHGQTSAAATIAIRDGKESVCLSFVSGEPEVAATYGDPGRRVPLHATAVGLVLLAHAGAALQNEVCTAPLRAYTSATITDGAQLKQCLAKVRREGYAVVHGTLSPARGGFAIPVRDSRGMVVAAVGVVGPSEVVQPRRVAPHVRAAAAMIQRCVRSEGLRVTEVGA encoded by the coding sequence ATGACCACTCCCCACTCCGCAGCTCCGGAGCGCTCAGTCGTCGACCGGACGCTCAGCATCCTCGGCGCCTTCGACCGGGACAACCGAACCCTGACGCTCAGCGACATCAGCCGGCGCTCGGGACTGCCCGTCGCCACCGTGCACCGCATCGTCAACAAGCTCCACGGCTGGGGCGCCCTGGAACGGTGCGCCGACGGCGGGTACAGCATCGGACTGCGGCTGTGGGAGACGGCCGTTCTCGCGCCGCGCTCCTCCGCCGTCGTCGAGGCGGCCCAACCGCATCTCGTCACGCTGCACGGGCAGACCTCGGCCGCGGCCACGATCGCCATCCGCGACGGCAAGGAGAGCGTCTGCCTGTCCTTCGTCTCCGGCGAACCGGAGGTGGCCGCCACCTACGGCGACCCCGGCCGCCGGGTGCCGCTGCACGCCACCGCGGTCGGACTGGTCCTCCTCGCCCACGCCGGCGCGGCTCTGCAGAACGAGGTCTGCACGGCCCCGCTGCGCGCCTACACCTCCGCCACGATCACCGACGGCGCGCAGCTGAAGCAGTGCCTCGCCAAGGTCCGCCGGGAGGGCTACGCGGTCGTCCACGGCACGCTCTCCCCCGCCCGGGGCGGCTTCGCGATCCCGGTGCGCGACAGCCGCGGGATGGTCGTGGCCGCCGTGGGAGTCGTGGGGCCCTCCGAGGTCGTCCAGCCCAGGCGCGTGGCACCCCACGTGCGCGCTGCGGCCGCGATGATCCAGCGGTGCGTGCGGAGCGAGGGACTGCGCGTCACGGAGGTCGGCGCATGA
- a CDS encoding acyl carrier protein yields the protein MPAVTAPEAETWLIEKIAHRLGVPATEVSREVYFDELDLDSTEALILAGELENWLGFELSTTTLWYHPTVKDLATYLAEESAQRAAAA from the coding sequence ATGCCCGCAGTCACCGCACCCGAAGCCGAGACCTGGCTGATCGAGAAGATCGCCCACCGACTCGGCGTGCCGGCCACCGAGGTCTCCCGCGAGGTCTACTTCGACGAACTGGACCTCGACTCGACCGAAGCCCTCATCCTGGCCGGCGAGTTGGAGAACTGGCTCGGCTTCGAGCTGAGCACGACGACCCTCTGGTACCACCCGACCGTCAAGGACCTGGCGACCTATCTGGCCGAGGAGAGCGCTCAGCGTGCGGCCGCCGCGTGA
- a CDS encoding acyl-CoA dehydrogenase family protein, translated as MTARIADLAASHDRSGAFPAESLRIAHEAGLLTATLGQRYGGPGGGVEESARILHTLGRLDPSVALIAAMTLGAHARQAAQPHWPEALYARVVKESLARPVLVNHARVEPDLGSPARGGLPATRARRTADGWAVSGTKRFVTGAEGLDWFLVWATTDEPEPRVGTFLAPGDSPGIEVTGRWDQLGLRASGSHDVTFRDVEVAYEDVIGLGPYGPAAEQDNRAGASLHLPLAALYLGVARAAQESFHAFAHARVPANLGHPVACTERFRRTAGEIEVLLAGAEQLVFGGAARVDARDPAYSPEQALGARVLADRHGVRAVELAVRLLGNPGLARGNPLERHWRDIQCAPVHAPQEDVSLLAIGTKALSL; from the coding sequence GTGACCGCCCGCATCGCCGACCTGGCCGCCTCCCACGACCGCTCGGGCGCCTTCCCCGCGGAGTCGCTGCGCATCGCCCACGAGGCGGGCCTGCTCACCGCGACGCTCGGACAGCGGTACGGCGGCCCGGGCGGCGGGGTCGAGGAGTCCGCGCGGATCCTGCACACACTCGGCCGGCTCGACCCGTCCGTCGCCCTCATCGCGGCGATGACCCTCGGCGCCCACGCCCGGCAGGCGGCCCAGCCGCACTGGCCGGAGGCGTTGTACGCGCGCGTGGTGAAGGAGTCGCTCGCCCGGCCGGTGCTGGTCAACCACGCGCGCGTGGAGCCCGATCTGGGCTCCCCCGCGCGCGGCGGACTGCCCGCCACGCGGGCCCGGCGCACCGCCGACGGCTGGGCGGTCAGCGGCACGAAGCGCTTCGTGACGGGCGCGGAGGGGCTCGACTGGTTCCTGGTGTGGGCCACCACCGACGAGCCCGAGCCGCGCGTGGGCACGTTCCTGGCGCCGGGCGACTCCCCCGGCATCGAGGTCACCGGACGCTGGGACCAGCTGGGCCTGCGGGCGAGCGGCAGCCATGACGTGACGTTCCGGGACGTGGAGGTGGCCTACGAGGACGTCATCGGGCTCGGGCCGTACGGTCCCGCCGCCGAGCAGGACAACCGGGCGGGCGCGTCCCTGCATCTGCCGCTGGCGGCGCTGTACCTGGGGGTGGCGCGGGCCGCGCAGGAGTCCTTCCACGCGTTCGCCCACGCGCGTGTGCCCGCCAACCTCGGTCATCCGGTGGCGTGTACGGAACGGTTCCGCCGGACCGCCGGGGAGATCGAGGTGCTGCTCGCGGGCGCCGAGCAGCTGGTGTTCGGCGGGGCGGCGCGGGTCGACGCGCGGGATCCGGCGTACAGCCCGGAGCAGGCGCTGGGCGCGCGGGTGCTGGCCGACCGGCACGGGGTGCGGGCCGTGGAGCTGGCCGTGCGGCTGCTGGGCAATCCGGGGCTGGCCCGCGGCAACCCGCTGGAGCGGCACTGGCGCGACATCCAGTGCGCGCCGGTGCACGCGCCCCAGGAGGACGTCTCGCTGCTCGCGATCGGAACGAAGGCGCTGTCGCTGTGA
- a CDS encoding helix-turn-helix transcriptional regulator, with the protein MLTLRELLTMVRADFLAAPHRLDFHQVMLVREGSGSYSIDSTCFECRPGTLLWTRPNQVIQSFPQPSMDADIIMFTEAFPLQMGAHMAMLDDVLRPSHWQLHDSESPPFQRVLSLLQEEFERPDRGLGEELLKHLLAVVLLHLDQMCRLRHNNASPVSGDNGDLFLRFRRELDRSYRATRLVEDYAAALNCSTRALARACHAVAGTSTKDMIDARVALEARRLLAHTDLPISAIARQLGFSEVTNFGKFFARRVNMTPGAFRRESKVVNQR; encoded by the coding sequence GTGCTGACCCTGCGCGAGCTGCTCACCATGGTCCGCGCCGACTTCCTCGCCGCTCCGCACCGGCTCGACTTCCACCAGGTCATGCTGGTCAGGGAGGGGTCAGGGAGCTACTCGATCGACTCCACCTGCTTCGAGTGCCGGCCCGGAACCCTGCTGTGGACCCGGCCCAACCAGGTGATCCAGTCCTTCCCGCAGCCCTCCATGGACGCCGACATCATCATGTTCACCGAGGCGTTCCCGCTGCAGATGGGTGCCCACATGGCGATGCTCGACGATGTGCTGCGTCCCTCGCACTGGCAGCTGCACGACAGCGAGTCGCCTCCGTTCCAGCGCGTACTGAGCCTCCTCCAGGAGGAGTTCGAGCGACCGGACCGGGGGCTCGGCGAGGAGCTGCTCAAGCATCTGCTCGCGGTCGTCCTGCTCCACCTCGACCAGATGTGCCGACTGCGCCACAACAACGCCTCGCCCGTCAGCGGCGACAACGGCGACCTCTTCCTCCGGTTCCGCCGCGAGCTGGACCGCTCCTACCGGGCCACCCGACTGGTGGAGGACTACGCCGCGGCCCTCAACTGCAGCACGCGCGCTCTGGCGCGGGCCTGCCACGCCGTCGCCGGCACCTCCACCAAGGACATGATCGACGCCCGGGTCGCCCTGGAGGCGCGCCGTCTCCTCGCCCACACGGATCTGCCGATCAGCGCCATCGCCCGGCAGCTCGGATTCTCCGAGGTGACCAACTTCGGCAAGTTCTTCGCGCGCCGCGTGAATATGACACCGGGCGCCTTCCGCCGTGAGTCAAAAGTGGTCAATCAGCGGTAA
- a CDS encoding ABC transporter substrate-binding protein, with protein MSFRRSLRTSAAAFAFAALLLPFATACGGDAQADSQADVTLRVGATGWKVEEAVLKFAHLDDTPYHVKWSLFQGGDQQLQAVRAGALDLASSSEIPPVFAAADGKPNFKVVAVQRGATLNQEVVVPKGSKVTDIAGLKGKKVGYVQNTTAHYFLYELLKQAGLKWSDVDAKPLLPNDGLAALNGGSLDAFASYGTSIITAHQQGATTVGSGADILSGNFLWSARDSVLKSDAQKEAAADLIARINKAYAYVRDGREAAFAKVIAKNTHQPVAQAEQDLLAQQKQRPTQARTVDDAAISSQQKVADVFTELGALKSRLDVKSFWTTALTTDLEKAL; from the coding sequence GTGTCGTTCCGCCGTTCCCTGCGCACGTCCGCCGCCGCCTTCGCCTTCGCCGCGCTGCTCCTGCCGTTCGCGACGGCCTGCGGCGGTGACGCCCAGGCCGACTCCCAGGCCGACGTCACCCTGCGCGTCGGCGCCACCGGGTGGAAGGTCGAGGAGGCGGTGCTGAAGTTCGCCCACCTCGACGACACCCCCTACCACGTCAAGTGGAGTCTGTTCCAGGGTGGTGACCAGCAGCTCCAGGCCGTCCGGGCCGGGGCGCTGGACCTGGCCTCCTCCAGCGAGATCCCGCCCGTGTTCGCGGCCGCCGACGGCAAGCCGAACTTCAAGGTGGTCGCCGTGCAGCGCGGCGCCACGCTCAACCAGGAGGTCGTCGTCCCCAAGGGCTCGAAGGTCACCGACATCGCCGGCCTGAAGGGCAAGAAGGTCGGCTACGTCCAGAACACCACCGCCCACTACTTCCTCTACGAGCTGCTGAAGCAGGCGGGCCTGAAGTGGTCCGACGTCGACGCCAAGCCGCTGCTGCCCAACGACGGCCTGGCCGCCCTCAACGGCGGCTCCCTGGACGCCTTCGCCTCCTACGGCACCTCGATCATCACCGCCCACCAGCAGGGCGCGACGACGGTCGGCTCGGGCGCGGACATCCTGTCGGGCAACTTCCTGTGGTCGGCCAGGGACAGCGTCCTCAAGAGCGACGCCCAGAAGGAGGCCGCGGCCGATCTCATCGCCCGGATCAACAAGGCGTACGCGTACGTCCGTGACGGGCGCGAGGCAGCGTTCGCGAAAGTGATCGCGAAGAACACGCACCAGCCGGTCGCCCAGGCGGAGCAGGACCTTCTCGCCCAGCAGAAGCAGCGGCCCACACAGGCCCGTACGGTCGACGACGCGGCGATCTCCTCACAGCAGAAGGTCGCGGACGTCTTCACCGAACTCGGGGCGCTGAAGTCCCGCCTGGACGTGAAGTCGTTCTGGACCACCGCTCTCACCACCGACCTGGAGAAGGCCCTGTGA
- a CDS encoding FAD-binding oxidoreductase produces MTLALPTASARFLGLLARDLPPARLATDPRTLAAHAADRSGTRPDGLPLAVVHARRTTDVTVALRHAHALRVPVVPRGAGTGLSGGATAGEGALVLDLSGMDRIRELSVDDQLAVVEPGVVTADLDRAAAAHGLRYAPDPASAAWSTIGGNIATNAGGLRCAKYGVTRDSVLGLEAVLADGTVVRTGRRTVKGVTGYDLTALLTGSEGTLAVITSATLRLRPAPAATATLAAYFPTFEAAAEASYAIGRAGIVPALAELVDGPVLQAVDPSLRTRGAALLIVQCDGAGAAVEAAAVAELLAGTATSVETAEDPAEAEALLAARRLALPALERLGRPLIEDIAVPRSRLAEAAAEIRAISARHDVPVFTIAHAADGNLHPIVVVDPSLDRLPDAAWEAAGEIFALALRLGGTLTGEHGVGVLKRQWVAEELGPTAHALQRRIKEAFDPRGILNPGKAL; encoded by the coding sequence GTGACCCTCGCCCTGCCCACCGCCTCGGCCCGCTTCCTCGGCCTGCTCGCCCGCGATCTGCCGCCCGCCCGGCTGGCCACGGATCCGCGCACCCTCGCCGCGCACGCCGCCGACCGCTCCGGCACCCGCCCGGACGGGCTCCCGCTGGCCGTCGTGCACGCGCGGCGGACGACGGACGTGACGGTCGCCCTCCGGCACGCGCACGCGCTGCGCGTGCCGGTGGTCCCGCGCGGGGCGGGCACCGGCCTGTCGGGCGGGGCGACGGCGGGCGAGGGCGCGCTCGTCCTGGACCTGTCCGGGATGGACCGCATCCGTGAGCTGTCGGTCGACGACCAGCTGGCGGTCGTCGAGCCCGGGGTGGTCACCGCCGACCTGGACCGGGCGGCGGCCGCGCACGGGCTGCGCTACGCGCCCGACCCGGCCAGTGCCGCGTGGTCGACGATCGGCGGGAACATCGCGACCAACGCCGGCGGGCTGCGGTGCGCGAAGTACGGGGTGACCCGGGACAGCGTCCTGGGTCTGGAGGCCGTCCTCGCCGACGGGACGGTGGTGCGCACGGGCCGCCGTACCGTCAAGGGCGTCACCGGGTACGACCTGACGGCGCTGCTCACCGGGTCGGAGGGCACCCTTGCGGTGATCACGTCGGCGACGCTGCGGCTGCGGCCCGCGCCGGCGGCGACGGCCACGCTCGCCGCGTACTTCCCGACCTTCGAGGCCGCCGCCGAGGCCTCGTATGCCATCGGGCGGGCGGGGATCGTGCCCGCGCTGGCCGAGCTGGTGGACGGGCCGGTGCTTCAGGCGGTGGATCCATCGCTGCGGACGCGGGGCGCGGCCCTGCTGATCGTGCAGTGCGACGGGGCCGGGGCGGCGGTGGAGGCGGCGGCGGTCGCGGAGCTGCTCGCCGGGACGGCGACGAGCGTGGAGACGGCCGAGGACCCTGCCGAGGCGGAGGCGCTGCTCGCGGCCCGGCGGCTCGCGCTGCCCGCGCTGGAGCGGCTGGGCCGGCCCCTGATCGAGGACATCGCGGTGCCCCGCTCCCGGCTGGCCGAGGCGGCGGCGGAGATCCGGGCGATCTCCGCCCGCCACGACGTACCGGTGTTCACGATCGCACATGCCGCGGACGGCAATCTGCACCCCATCGTGGTGGTCGACCCGTCGCTCGACCGGCTGCCCGACGCCGCCTGGGAGGCCGCGGGCGAGATCTTCGCGCTCGCGCTGCGGCTCGGCGGCACGCTCACCGGGGAGCACGGCGTGGGCGTGCTGAAGCGGCAGTGGGTGGCCGAGGAGCTGGGTCCCACGGCGCACGCGCTGCAACGGCGGATCAAGGAGGCGTTCGACCCGCGGGGCATCCTCAATCCGGGCAAGGCCCTGTGA